Sequence from the Chelonoidis abingdonii isolate Lonesome George chromosome 1, CheloAbing_2.0, whole genome shotgun sequence genome:
taagagggcaGGGGGtagcacacagaggcttgctatgtgaaaagggtcaccagtacaaaagttagagaaccactgatctagtctaacTGTAGTTTCAATTGCAGTTTTCATCTAAAAATAGTTGCAGATTAGTGTAATTATGTTTTAACATAATTCATTTGGAATAAGCAAAAACACCTTTGGGTAAGTGTTAGTGTGTTTAGTagtagttttaaatttttttaatccatCATGTTGTAGCAAAAGACTTTGTAGCTAATTATTGCAGTTTGCTGGTAGCTCAAAGTCTGAGGGTCATATTGTGCCATCTTCTTTTATGCTGAACTTCCCAATGAAAATAAAgtgctgttttaaaacaaacaaaacaaatgatgGCAAATATGGACTTTGATTAAGGTATCGAAATATGTGCCTAACTAactacccactgaagtcaataggcctACCCAGCACCTTAAAGTTAGGCACCCATGCTCaaccttgctgaatcaaggccattGGTCCTGAATATTATCATTGTTGTCCATATCTTTGTATTTGGGGCCTCAGCCTACATTTCTTGTGACTTCTGGATGCTGAAGGAATGCAGTGTCAGAGCCTTACAGgattatgggcttgatcctgctcccactgcagtcagcaacaaaactctcattgactccagtgaaaGCAGGACTTGGCCCTAATTACACAGTACTGAATGCaatactttctcttttcttttcccatcTGAAGTTGGCCTGAAACCAAAATGGACTGTCAAGTATTTCATTCATTTACATTCTGTTTATTCTAATCCATTCCActcaattaaatttaaaaaaacagaaagatgGTTTTAACTCTGAGCTTCTAAACAAGAGAAGCACATTGTCAAAAGCAGGTGAAAAACTGATTCTGGACCCTTGCCATAGCTTCTGGCAAATATCTGCTACTAATGATGCCAATCATTCCAATTGTGACTATTTTTAACATTACCACCATGATTTTAAACAAACCCAAATAAACACTTCTAACACAAAGGATCAGAAACAATAGAAAGTgtcagaaaagaaacaaatattctATACACTGTATTTACAAAATCCAATGATTGTAGTGTGGTGCTTTTTCCTCTGTTTTGAACTGGATATGTTGAtttaatacaaaatttaaataCATAGTTTGTTCATTTATACAGGTGTctatgtaaatatttacatttttttaaaaacatatctttGTGCTAATGGCCACATTTACTGCCACACACAGGAGTTTATTTCGCAACCCCTTCCTCCTACAAGCTTCTGCTATTGAAAGTAATATATTCATACATTCTAATGTACTCAGAACTACACACAACAGTACAAACCAGAGGAAACAAAATTGTGAATTGTTTGACATCCATTCAATGTTAATTCATATGTATAAACTGTACTGTTGTTTGTATTATAAGTGCTGCTTTATTACAATGCTTGTAGTTACTGAAATACCTACAGTAAATTAGCCTTTGGGGCGTTATATAAAGCAGCATACATTTTTTCCAGAGTCTTCCTTAGAAACTTCTATTTAAATGGCTGAAAGCAGGCTTGCTGctactttaaatataaaatccAAGTATTAATATTGCTGATCTTAGATTCTATTGTATTTTGCACAAGTTCCATATAAGAACAAAACAATTCCACATTACCATAAAATAGCAAACATTCATTCCCAATAAGTGTCAGGGTAACTCAAACTTGAGGTTTATTTGTTATTGCTAAAATATTACTAAAAATCTAGATTACTAAAGAAAAATATTCCATCCACTTCTGTCCTAACTTCAAGTGCCGGGCTAATATTTATAGGGAGCTCAGGTGTCCATTATACTCAAAACAAGAAGTTGGTTACAGTATAACACTACTATAAACTCACAGTTAGAATCTACATTGttgttccttttttgtttttaatgtatatttatatatattgacACCACAGGATGAAGATCCATGCATACAATCAAGATGTGATCGGATTTCAATGTTAATGAATTATACTGTTACTATAAGATCCCAGACAACAATACTTTAAATTATTCAAATTTCTATCTACTAACATCAAAGTTAGTTTACCTTAATCTTCAAATCCAAGCAGCATCATAAATCCATCTTTACTTTTTTGATGTTTCTTGTCCCCTTAGATTTCTAGTTTATATGGCATACTTCTGAAATGTCCTGGAAATGGTCTCCATTTAACCAGCTTTTTAAAATACCTGTTGAAGATCTCTAGCTAATTGTGTGTCTGTTCATGGCTCCAAAGACTAAATGCAGTCTTGAATGTCCTGTGACAAAGTTTACACATATATTGTCTTTTGAATGTGATTGCTGAAAGTGGTGGGGCATGATAAAAGAGCGTGTCCGATTCTTGTGGAACAAATAATTTCTCAGTAGTAGTTGGGCTCTCAGACAAACCTGTCGGACTATCAGGCTCTAAGGGCTGGATTTTGGGtagaggtgggggtggaggcagaggtggCGGTGATGGGGAGTTAGCTGGTGGACATATCTCAGGATCTTTATTCACTGATTCCTCTGCAGCCTGTGACATATGAGACTGGAAGTGGCTCCATAGACGGAAATTGGTCCGGAAGGCCTTGTTGCACACATGACAAATAAATGGTTTTACAGAGCACAAAAGCTCCTGGTGACGCTCCAACTGCTTGTGTACAGTAAaaatttttccacatttttcacaGGGCCACAAGCCAGTGACTTTATTAGAAACTACTTCCTTAGCTTCTCTGTTGGTTTCAGTGACCTCATCCTCTATATCGTCTGCAGGCTCCTCTTTGACGTGAATTTTAAACTGTTTGGAAACACTTAGATCTTCAGGGAGGCATGAAGAATCTTCAGAATCAAAATTAATTTGTTCTGAAGAATCACTGAATACTCCATCTTCCTTTGCAGTAACAAAATTGTTCATTTTATTAGATTCTGATTGAGAATGCAATCTTGAAGCATTCGTTATTTCACCATTGTGATCAAGAACAGGTAGAGAAAAATTCTCTGTTGGGGACATGGTATTTTGATTGTGAACTTCAACTTGATGACGCCAAATACTAAAGGAGGATTTAAAAGTGCGCATACACTCAAGACAAGTGAGCTTTTTATATTCACACTTGCTTTCATGTTCATGCTTCAGCTCtggagaagaaaatctaaggCTGCAATAAGGACAGACTGTTGCATTTCTACAAAGACGCTCATGATTTCCCTGTTCAATAAGAGAGGAGAGCTTAGCATTACAAAGACGGCACTGATAGACCTCTTTGTTTTCAACTGGACTTGCAATATGAATGTGCTCTTTTTGCTTAGAAGCCTTATTTCCTCCAATTGGTTTTTCCCCTGGATGCATTTTTATGTGCTGTTTAAATTGGGAGAGAAAACGATAAGCTTTCCCACAGTAGGTACAAATGTAGGCTCCTTTGGATCTTGATCTTAAGTTCCTTTTGATGACTTGCTGTGCTTGTGAACTAGACTGTCCCTGAAAACCTTGTTTGCCACGTCGTAGTTTAACAATCAGTGCtttcttaatctctctctctctcacaatatCAATTAATTTTCTTTGGAATTTTTCATCCAAGACAGCATGTGAACTGGAAGCAGGTGAGGGGTTCTTCACAATTCCATGCTGTGTCTGGCAATGAGTCCATACTTTGAAGTTCGTATGAAATCTCTTGTGGCATATATCACAAGCATATGGTTTCTCTGGATTATGATACATATTAACATGACGGTGAAGGCCTGCTGTAGATCTGAAAATCTTAAGGCAGTGCTTGCATTTAAACTTTTTGTTTGGTCTCACTTCTTCCAATTCACTGTATTCATCTTTACTGACATCAGAATCTGGAAAGTCAGCATCAAGACGCGTAGGACTTGAACTTTCCTCAAAATTATCCTCTGATCCAGGAGAACCATGCTCATTcactttcagttttttaaatggtAGTCTTCTATCTGCTTGAAATCTCCTTTTTGCTGGAAGTCTACTCATATCCTTATTATCACTGTCAGTTTTAAAAGGGAAGTCTTTACTGGCAGATGTTGAAGCATCTCCTACTGTAACTCTTATTATTTCAGAAGGCTCTGAAAGTGGGCTGCTAGGTTCAGTTTTTATTCGTACATCAGTTAGAGGAGAAGCTACCTCCCTATCAGTCGACTGAGAGGCACTAAAGGACCTAAGGCGGTGTGGGTGTATAACCTGTGTTTTGTCATCTAGGACGGCCTTCTCTGAAGACTCTTTTGAGGATGACTTTTGAGATGTAACATTAAATGTTTTTCCCTGTGAGTCACTAGTCACCAATGATGATCCATGTGAAGCTTTTAAATCAATAGAAGATGAATAAATAGGAACCTGACTATCCATGGACAATGACCTTCGAAGGAGACTTTTTACAAGTGGGCCACTCCGGTCAATACTTTGATTTTCAGGACCAGATCCACTAGATGGAACCACTAGTCCTAATTTTGAATAATATAGCAAATTCCTATCTTCTCCTTGAccatttccttttcctgtctctCGCAACAAAAATGTAGATTCTGATGAACCATGCAGAGATAAGATTGGAGGACGTGGTCTTTTTAATGACATCTCTGCAACTTTTCCTCTTAGAAGCTGTCCACTCACTCCTGGCTCATCACACAAAGTTTCTTTCTCAGCTAAAGGCTTTTGTGGCAATATTGCATTCCTCTTTACCAAGCCACTTCTACTTTGGTCATCCACAGTTCCAGAAGGCTCATGGAGTTTGGTGTAGCTCACGGGACTGTCTTTTAGCCACCTCCTGTCACTTAATGATAAACTGTGAAGTGGGTCAATTGGTTTTGTTACTTGTGGTCTATTGTTTGTTTTGATGGCAATGGAGTGTGAAGGCTTAGAGCTATGGCTTAAATCATGTGTTTGACTGACATTTTTAACTTGTGCTTCATTTCTGCTCTGACAAACAATTACACTTCTCTTCTGAGAACTGCTTTCATCATCTTcttgaaacaatatttttttaatgggacATGCTGGAAAAGGAGCTTGAGGACTCTTAGAAACAATGTTGGTAAGAAAGGAAATTCCAAGGCTGTAGCCCAATTCTTGAACAGCCGCAAGACTGCTTTTCTCAACAAACAAAGAGGAAGAGTAAATGTAATTTAATACATTCTCAAAAGCATCTGGTTCACAGAAGTCAAGCTGAAACACTGATTGGGACTCATTCTCTTTATTTGTGAAGAGAGTCTGGAAGTATTCACTGCTGGCAGCCAGAACATTTTTATGAGCTCTAAATTTTTGGTCTCCCACTATAAGAATAACATCACATAGCTGTCCTTTTAGACGCTCCTCATTCAAAGCACTTAAGAGAGAAATGGCATGTGCTGGGTTTATGTAATGCAAGAGCCCCTCCATGATTTGGAtttatctgaaaaacaaaaataaagatagtTATGGTCTGTTTTATaaccacttttaaaatataacatgAACCTATACAACCCATTAGTTTCTGATTATAGTCCACATAGCtattttttcattaatattaaaGAATTGTAAGTTTTGGGGCTATGCCTGGGAATTAAAAGAACAAAGTCAATCTGTATCCATAACTCCAATAGATACATGGGCATGAAAAAAAGCAATTTGTGATTCTGCTTTTCCAATGCACCTTAAATAGTCACTCTCCATTAAGATTATTATATCTGACCAATAAGGGAAGCTATGTTCTCTTCCTGTAGCTAGCACATGCCTACTTCTCTTTATACAGGAATACGCAGTAAGTTGACTGAGTGTGAAGGAACCAATACTTCTGCAAAGGCATATTCAAAAAATAGTGCTAAAATCCTGAATCTGAGACCTACAACATgggttaatttttaaatgtaactcATTTTTGAGACCAAACAACATAGATAGTACCCTGTTAACTGAACAGACTAAAGTTTTttgttgctatttttttaaatgatggaaaAAAAACTATACTGCTTAATTGTCTCTGATGAAGACTGGTGTAATTAACTCTCATGTTTGCTTATATTTAAGGGAAAGGCAAAACATATACATTAACAACTTTGGAAGtgtactacaaaaaaaaaaatttacttgtAATTGAGTGGCCAGGTATCCTGCCTTTCTGGGAATTTAACAGTTTTACAATGAAGTCCAAGCATTTTTTTGTCACAACTTCAATATATAGTGTACCACCAACTAAACTCCCTGGTTTGACCCCAGCAACAGATGAAGTTGGTGCCCTTGTGCCTTTAAGCAGGGTTCTAGAGTGGTTCTTCCTCACTGTATTGTTGCATGTCATGAAGCTATAGTGCTCAAATCCTCAGGTGACACATATATGGATAGCATTAGCCTTTTTGAGACAGCATCACTCTGGAAGCTCATCTGGAGTTGCTTGCCcgctatgacccctagatccttttgAGGGTCACTGGTTTCTGGGATATAATACCTCATTGTATAGGCATGACCtgtgtggcactctgtacctcagagcAACATCcgggaacccccatattcatcctGTCATGTAATTaagattagggctgtcaaatgatcaaaaagattaatcttgattaattgcaagattaaaaaattaatcatgattaatcacagttttaatcacgctgttaaataataacagaataccaatttaaatttattatacatatttttggatgtttttctatattttcaaaatatatccATTTCAATTACATGACTCAATAAAAAGTGTAgcatgctcactttatattttttattacaaatatttgcgctgtaaaaaagATAATCTACAAGTgaaagcataaaggggcatacgaatatttagcatatctggcatataaataccttgccaacactggctacaacagttcCATGcgaatgcctcttctcacttttaggtgacattgtaaataagaagcgagcagcattatctcccatagatgtaaacaaacttgtctgtcttaccgaatggctgaacaagaagtaggactgagtagacttgtacgCTCTAAAGATTGACATCATTTTGTCTGAGTGCAGGTATgtgaaaaaataattctacatttctaagttgcactttcataataaagagattcacctcatataagtaggGCAATTAAAAAtactgtctctttttttaaaatctcgtAATCAGCAGCGGAGTTGTAAACAAAGAATTTACAATTCTGTAAGAgaagcaccacacaatggggcATTGCTCaaccctgtgactcagcaaaaCCCATCAGGACGTGTCTGGGCTAGTGttggactgaggatataaaataagggacagtggcatcatgcttttgcctttctcctcctccacctaccCGGGAAGCAACAAGAAcgctgggaagacaaagacttgaactgtgtagactggtcccaggcttaaaGAGGAAGCCTGTATAGTAAGAACTGTCGCTTAACTACAACATCCAGTAGGATCAGAAAAATTGCTTGATCTAAATACTGCCTAGtttaataaggtttaagatttagactgtacgctttttttttttggtaactatCACTGACTGTGTGCGCCTAACacttataataatttaaattatatctttctgtagtttataaatgtgttttatattttacctaaaacaatgtgttttgcaTGAAGTGCTTTGGAAagctcagctcagtttacaaagactAGCATATGTCTTCTCCACATCAAGGGAGGAGAGGAttgggtaataaacttacactggccAGGAGTCTGACCAGGGCAAGAGGGTGTATTCCAGGAGTCCAAGGCTGGGGGCTTGGGAGATTTGcttgtgcctttctctgtgtgatttttga
This genomic interval carries:
- the ZBTB21 gene encoding zinc finger and BTB domain-containing protein 21; translation: MEGLLHYINPAHAISLLSALNEERLKGQLCDVILIVGDQKFRAHKNVLAASSEYFQTLFTNKENESQSVFQLDFCEPDAFENVLNYIYSSSLFVEKSSLAAVQELGYSLGISFLTNIVSKSPQAPFPACPIKKILFQEDDESSSQKRSVIVCQSRNEAQVKNVSQTHDLSHSSKPSHSIAIKTNNRPQVTKPIDPLHSLSLSDRRWLKDSPVSYTKLHEPSGTVDDQSRSGLVKRNAILPQKPLAEKETLCDEPGVSGQLLRGKVAEMSLKRPRPPILSLHGSSESTFLLRETGKGNGQGEDRNLLYYSKLGLVVPSSGSGPENQSIDRSGPLVKSLLRRSLSMDSQVPIYSSSIDLKASHGSSLVTSDSQGKTFNVTSQKSSSKESSEKAVLDDKTQVIHPHRLRSFSASQSTDREVASPLTDVRIKTEPSSPLSEPSEIIRVTVGDASTSASKDFPFKTDSDNKDMSRLPAKRRFQADRRLPFKKLKVNEHGSPGSEDNFEESSSPTRLDADFPDSDVSKDEYSELEEVRPNKKFKCKHCLKIFRSTAGLHRHVNMYHNPEKPYACDICHKRFHTNFKVWTHCQTQHGIVKNPSPASSSHAVLDEKFQRKLIDIVREREIKKALIVKLRRGKQGFQGQSSSQAQQVIKRNLRSRSKGAYICTYCGKAYRFLSQFKQHIKMHPGEKPIGGNKASKQKEHIHIASPVENKEVYQCRLCNAKLSSLIEQGNHERLCRNATVCPYCSLRFSSPELKHEHESKCEYKKLTCLECMRTFKSSFSIWRHQVEVHNQNTMSPTENFSLPVLDHNGEITNASRLHSQSESNKMNNFVTAKEDGVFSDSSEQINFDSEDSSCLPEDLSVSKQFKIHVKEEPADDIEDEVTETNREAKEVVSNKVTGLWPCEKCGKIFTVHKQLERHQELLCSVKPFICHVCNKAFRTNFRLWSHFQSHMSQAAEESVNKDPEICPPANSPSPPPLPPPPPLPKIQPLEPDSPTGLSESPTTTEKLFVPQESDTLFYHAPPLSAITFKRQYMCKLCHRTFKTAFSLWSHEQTHN